Part of the Tumebacillus sp. BK434 genome is shown below.
CGCGCGGAACTTGGATCAGTTTCGCGTTGACGAGCTTGAAGCCTTTGTTTTCAAAACGGGAAACGATTTCACCGATCAGACCGCGTTGTACGCCGTCCGGTTTTACCATGAGGAAAGTTTGTTCAACTGCCATTGGTTAAGACAACTCCTTTATGTACGCATTTCTTTACAATCCTTGTCCATTTTACCAAGGTGGAAGCCGATACGCAAGCGAACGCGATCAATTAATGATCGCGTTCGTTGATGAAATGAGCGATGCCTTCCAGCTTTGAGCGGGCGTCCTTGTCCGGAAGCTGCTGCAGAGCGTGCAAGCATTTCTCCATATAGCGGTCGGCCATCCGACGGGCATATTCGATGCCGCCCGAGGCCTTGACGATCTTCACCGCTTCTTCCACTTCCGCCGCTGTCATGTCGCGGCCGATCAACTGGCGCAGACGCAGTGCATCGCGCGAATTTTGCAGCGCAAACAGCACAGGAAGCGTCAAATTGCCTTGGCGAAGGTCGGAGCCGACCGGCTTGCCAAGCTTTTTCGGAGTCGAGGTCAGGTCGAGAATGTCATCGATGATCTGAAACGCCATCCCGGCATAGTAGCCGTAGCGCTCCAAGAGCCGCACTTCACGCGGCGTACATTCGGCGACCATGGCGCCCAAGGTGCAGGAGATCGACAGCAGGAGCGCCGTCTTGCGCTTGATGCGGCGCAGATAGGTGCGCAAGGTCTGCTCCTTGTTGTAGAAATCGCGAATCTGCTCGATCTCCCCTTCACACATGGCGACGATCGACTCCGAAAGAAGTTGATGGATTCGAACATCCGAGAACTCGGCGAGCATGACGAGCGCCCGAGCAAAGATGTAGTCGCCGGTGTACATCGCCATCCGGTCGCCCCATTCCGACTTGACGGTGGGCGTGCCGCGCCGCGTGGCGGCATCGTCGATCACGTCATCGTGAACGAGAGAGGCCATGTGAATCAGCTCAAGCGCGGCGGCGACCCGGGTCAGCTGGGCGGCATCATAGCGGCCAAACTTCCCGGCGAGCAAGACGAAGATAGGACGAATCCGCTTCCCGCCTGCTTTCAACAGATGAGAAGATGCTTTCTTCAGGTTGTACTGGGAAGTGTGCACCTCGTCAAGAAGCCGACGCTCCACCATGTCAAGATCCGATTTGAGCGAAAAATAGATGTCCATCAACTTCATTCAAAATCCACCTTAGAAAATGTTCAGAATGTTGTATTGCGTGTCGCGCTGTGCCGGGATGCGACCTGCATCGCGGATCAAGCGGATCAGTTTTTCCTTGTCACTGCGGTTGTGCGCGCCGGCTGCCGAGACGACGTTTTCCTCGATCATCGTCGAGCCCATGTCATTGCAGCCAAATTCCAGCGCCAACTGCCCGATCTTGTCGCCCATCGTCACCCAGGAGGACTGGAAGTTGCGCACGTTGTCGACCATCAGGCGGGAGATCGCCAGGTTCTTGAGGTACTCCGCCGCCGTCGCGCGGGTGCCTTTGAGCGCGGTGTTGTCCGGCTGGTACACCCAGGAGATAAAGGCGGTGAAACGACCGGTCTTATCCTGCTGTTCACGCACGCGGATGAAGTGCAGCAGACGCTCTTCGATCGATTCGCCAAAGCCGATGACCATCGTCGCCGTCGTGTTCATCCCGTGGCGCTGTGCCGCATCATGGACATCCATCCACTTCGTCCACGATTCTTTCAGCTTGGAGATGCGCATGCGGGTTCTGTCATCGAGGATCTCCGCGCCGCCGCCCGGCAGCGAGTCGAGTCCCGCCGCTTTCAGTTGCACGATCACTTCATCGAGCGGCAAGCCGGACACTTCGACCATCTTCAAGATCTCGGCCGACGAGAAGGAGTGCATGGTGATGTCAAAACGCGACTTGATCTTCTTCAGCAGGTCGAGGTAGTACGAGAACGGCAGGTTCGGGTTGGTGCCGCCCTGCATCAGGATCTCCGTGCCGCCGAGGTCGATCGTCTCCTGAATTTTATCAAAAATCACTTCATCCGACAAAACGTACGCGTCCGCATCTTTCGCCGTGCGGTAGAAAGCGCAGAAACGGCAGTAGGTGTCGCAGATGTTCGTGTAGTTGATGTTGCGGTTGATGACAAACGTGCCCAGGTTGTCCGGGACAT
Proteins encoded:
- the mqnC gene encoding cyclic dehypoxanthinyl futalosine synthase, with product MSFVNTKTTKVDEVLDKALQGERLSLEEGTILYESNDLTKLGAAAKKITQKHVPDNLGTFVINRNINYTNICDTYCRFCAFYRTAKDADAYVLSDEVIFDKIQETIDLGGTEILMQGGTNPNLPFSYYLDLLKKIKSRFDITMHSFSSAEILKMVEVSGLPLDEVIVQLKAAGLDSLPGGGAEILDDRTRMRISKLKESWTKWMDVHDAAQRHGMNTTATMVIGFGESIEERLLHFIRVREQQDKTGRFTAFISWVYQPDNTALKGTRATAAEYLKNLAISRLMVDNVRNFQSSWVTMGDKIGQLALEFGCNDMGSTMIEENVVSAAGAHNRSDKEKLIRLIRDAGRIPAQRDTQYNILNIF
- a CDS encoding polyprenyl synthetase family protein, giving the protein MKLMDIYFSLKSDLDMVERRLLDEVHTSQYNLKKASSHLLKAGGKRIRPIFVLLAGKFGRYDAAQLTRVAAALELIHMASLVHDDVIDDAATRRGTPTVKSEWGDRMAMYTGDYIFARALVMLAEFSDVRIHQLLSESIVAMCEGEIEQIRDFYNKEQTLRTYLRRIKRKTALLLSISCTLGAMVAECTPREVRLLERYGYYAGMAFQIIDDILDLTSTPKKLGKPVGSDLRQGNLTLPVLFALQNSRDALRLRQLIGRDMTAAEVEEAVKIVKASGGIEYARRMADRYMEKCLHALQQLPDKDARSKLEGIAHFINERDH